TTGTCTGGCTGATAGTATGGGGCAAAAGAGTGGGAATTCATGCAATACGGTCCGCTACTTAAAGCTTATGACCCGGCTATTAAGCCCGTGGGTGAGTCTGGTCATAAACCGGACGAAGACGTTTTTGGCTGACATGGGTATAGATTTGCGTAGTCGAAATATCTTGATGTCCTAACATTTCTTGCACAGCACGCAAATCGGCCCCGTTTTCTAACAGATGGGTTGCGAAGGAATGACGAATCATATGAGGCGTAATCGGTTTTGTGATGCCAGCGTTGACAGCATATTTTTTAAGCAGTTTCCAAAATCCTTGACGGGTTAACGCTTTCCCCTGCCGGTTAAGAAATAATGTGGGTTCCTGTACATCTTTGATTAACTGAGGTCGAGCCACGTCCACATACCGCATCAACCATTCGGCCGCAAGTTTTCCGAGGGGAATATAACGCTCTTTGGATCCTTTACCTAGGCACCGGATTTTCGGCGGGTCTAACCACCAATCATTCATGGTCAAATGACATAATTCACTGACACGTACTCCGGTGGCATACAACAATTCTAACATTGCCCGGTCACGCATACCGTTCACGGTACTTAAATCAGGCGCCTCAATGAGCCGTGTAACCTCTTCAATACTTAAAACATGAGGAAGCCGTCTATTAAGTTTTGGAGCAGACAATAGTTCCGTCGGGTCATTGCTCAGCCCTTGGTCATTGACAACAAAACGATAATAGGCTTTAATGGCAGCCAGTCGCCTGGCTTGCGTGGCTGGAGCGCGGTGTTCCTGTTGTAAGAATTGCAAGTAGTTAATCACACTCTGCTCATCTTCTTGGCACCCGTGGGTGTCTACAAAATCCATATAATCAGTTAAATCTCTGTGGTACGACTCAATCGTATTGGCAGAGAGGTTTCGTTCATACCGTAAGTAATCCAAAAAATCATCGATCCGTTGATTCACAGTTTTTCGCCTCATTATCCAGGAAATAAAATGATTATGTTAACCATTCGACGATGTTAAAACAATTCCTGCTGAAAACTCCTAAGCCACAAAAATTGCAACGGATTTTATACGAAAAAAACTGACCCTCAACACCTCTTGAGGGTCAGCCCATGTGACAATAAAATGAGTAATTTAGGACCAGATTTCTTGAGGAGCAACATACGGTTTTTGATGAGCTTCAGCCACCGCTTTGAACGTAATCGCTCCTTGATAAACATTTAGCCCTTTGGCTAAAGCGGGATCACGCCGCATCGCTTCCACCGCGCCGTATTTTGCCAATAGTCTGGCGTAAGGCAGTGTCACGTTGGTAAGAGCCAATGTAGAGGTTCTGGCTACCGCTCCAGGCATATTCGCCACCGCGTAATGGACCACCCCGTGCTTGACATAGGTAGGATGACTATGAGTCGTCACATGATCAATGGTTTCGATTGATCCTCCCTGGTCAATAGCCACATCCACAATCACAGAGCCAGGTTGCATCGTGGCTACCATGGCTTCACTCACTAAATGCGGAGCCCGAGCACCAGGAATCAAAACGGCTCCCACAAGCAAGTCACAAGTTTTGACTGCCTCTGCAATATTGTATTCGTTTGACATGAGGGTCCGGACATGTCCATGGAACATGTCATCTAATTGCCGAAGACGATCTGCATTAATATCGACAATCGTCACATCCGCACCGAGTCCTAACGCAATCCGCGCAGCATTCGTTCCGACAATTCCACCCCCGATAACCAGAACAGACCCAGGCAGAACTCCCGGAACTCCTCCTAACAGAATCCCCCGGCCCCCTTGAGGTTTCTCAAGGAAATGAGCACCAATCTGCGTGGCCATCCGGCCAGCCACTTCACTCATTGGCGTGAGCAAAGGTAGTGACCCATCAGCTGCTTGCACCGTCTCATAAGCAATGGCCGTTATCCCTGAATCCACCAGAGCCTGCGTCAGTTCTGGCTCAGGAGCCAAGTGCAAGTATGTAAAAAGCACTAAATCCTTTCGAAAATACCGATACTCCTCGGGCAACGGTTCTTTGACTTTAATGACCATTTCGGCCCCGGTCCATACGTCTTCTGCCGTGGGCACGAGGGTTCCTCCCGCATTACGGTACTGGTCATCGGAAAAACCGCTTCCAAGTCCCGCGCCTTGTTGAATAAGCACTTGGTGGCCATCTCGGGTTAACGCCATCACTCCGGCCGGCGTTAAGGCCACGCGATTTTCGTCGGGTTTAATTTCTGTAGGCAAACCTATTTTCACGACATAGTCCCTTCTTCCCCAATTATACGCACCTCAAATCCTCCGGTTATCTCGCGCAGGATCAGCATTCATTCTAACACACCAAAATTCGACGACACAGAGGGTCCTTCATTTTTCGTGCTGCTGCTTTAAACGCTTTGCGCGAACCGGCAAATACGCCACAAAAAATATCACCGATGCTCCAATACTGATCTCCAAAGAGATCATTTCATGCGGCGCCAATGGAGCGGTGGCAATGACACCGACAATAAGAATCACCGCTAAAATGGAGGAATAGGGATATCCTTTTAACCGGAATTCCAAGTCCTTTCCTTCTTTTAACAAGATCTTCCGGTAGACGATTTGCGTCACAATGATTAAGCCCCAGATAAATAAGGCTTGAAATCCGGTCGCGGTGACCAGATATAAATAAGCCGTTTTTGGTAAAAAATAGGCCAAACCACTAATCACCACGAATAAAATCCCCGTCACAAGATTCGCCATCCGGGGAATGCCGTGTGATTCCTTTGCCACCACTTTTGGGGCTGCATGAATTCTGCCGAGCGTGGCAAGGACTCGGTCTGTTGCAAATAGTCCGGCATTCATCGCACTCAGCACCGCTAAGAGGATTACCAAATTAAAGACATTGACCAGCCATCCCCACGGAAGGGTGCGTAAAGCTGCAGTAAAGGGACTTTGTGCTGTGGGAACGGTATACCAGATCAAAATCGAGGTTAAGGCCAAGGCTGCTCCGACATACAAAATATAAATGGCGATAATGGTATTGCGAATGCTTTTGGCAATGGTCGTTTCAGCATCTTTCACATTGGGTGCCGCGAGACCCAGCACGCCCGTGCCCGACATCGAAAATAGCACGAGCACCATAGCGGCTAACACTCCTTTAATGCCGTGTGGAAAAAAGCTCGGCATGGCATACCATCCCCGGATCCCCACCGGATGTTTAACTGGCAAAATCCCTGCAATCGCTAAGATGCCAACCAAAATAAAGAGAATCGTCGCCGTAATCTTCGTGCCAGACATCCATGACTCCACGGTACTAAACCCGCGCACGGTTAAAAAGTTTATCCCCACAACGATCAAGGCATAGCCCACACTAAAAACATAAACCGGAATTTGTGGAAACCAAAGACGCGTAAAAATGGCGCCCGCAGTGGCTTCAGCAGAGATATTAAGGATACTGGAAAACCAAAAAATCCATCCCCCAACAAAGGCGGCCCCAGGTCCTAACGCATGGTGAGCAAAGGCCAAAAACGATCCCCGTTCCCTGTCAGCCGCAGCCATTTCAGCAAGGGCTGCGACTTCCAAGGCCATAATCGTCACTCCAATTAACAATGAAATTGCAATGGCAGGACCCGCTAATCGAATGGCTTGTCCTATTGCTAAGAATAAACCCGAACCCATGATTCCCCCTACCGTCATCAACGTTAGACGGGTCGCGTTAATATCGCGGGGAACCTTCACGCGCTTTCCTGAACCATATTTGTTACTAACAAGTCTGGATTGTGTTGGTTGTTTTATCCTGCTAGATGTTTTCGTTTTGTCCATAGTGATAGTATTTTGTTCAGTCCCGCACATCCTTATTCCACCGATATTCGGGCAAATTGGTGTATAATCCATTGAATCCATAGTAATGTGTGCGGATTTCGTGATACAATATAACTAGATTTTGAAACCTGAAGTGCACTCAATTCAGGGTGTGAAGGAGGGATTGCGATGATTACAGCGGGTGACCTTCTGGTTATCGCAGTGGTCGGAATCGCATTTATCGGTGCAATTGCGGTGTTGGCGCCTATGTTATACCGTGATTACAATAAGGAATAATTTATCATTGCCGCGCCTGCCATCCTCCCACGCCTTAATTAGCGTGTCGAGGATGTTTTCTTTTCGGGGAAAAATGGAGTTAATACGGGCACATCCGCGTCTTGTGCATGGCCAAGATATGGCAAATCCCAACTATCTTCAATTGTCTTGAGCACGCTGTAATGATCGGCCCACAAGTTGATCTGCAAACGATGAGGATGACGCCCATACAGCACTAATAAAGGTACTTTACCGCCTCCTATAGCAATATCGGCAACAGGCACTACCGGAGCCTCCGGACCGGGAGCCAAATACTCGCGGAGATCGGTCGGTGATAAAAAGTTGGCGGGATCATTGGTCTCATCCCACGTGAGAAAAATTACTGAGTGACTATTCCAGCTCGGCGAATGAATGATCTCCGGAATCAACTGTTGAAGAAAATGGTCGCCATTTTCGATCAGCAACGTGGGGTTGCTCGTCGGACAACTAGCACCCGGCCCCGAGGCTTGGCCGTGCATGTCATGGCATAAATTCGGTGTAATCCAGGTAAATTGAGCAATATGGCCGGACGCTAGTTCCTGACGAAACTGGGTTAAATTTATGGTGTGAGTTGCCCGGCTTGGCTTTAAGGCTGGAAATAAGGCAAAAGGATTATGCTTTTTAGCATATAGTGCATCAGGAGGCGGAACAATCGGGGCGGTATTTTTCGGTAAATGATCCGGATACCAGTTCCCGTTAAAGTCAGAGGACGGAATACTTTCCATAACGGCTTGCCAGCTAATATTGGCCTGGTTTAGCTCTTGAGGCAAACTCATTTGATGAAACCGTTGTATGGGGCTATCGCTGTGTGTTCCTCCTGTAGAACCTGATAACAACGCGACGTAATTCGGTAGGCTTACATGCGTAACCCCAAAATAATTCGTGTCAAATCCCCACGTGTTCATCAATTGATTAATATATTTTGCGTGGGGATTATTGAGCAAAATTTTATCGCCATGGTTTTCCATCATGATGACAACCACATGCGAAAAATATGGCAGACGTGGACGTGCAAGTTGAACAATCGGTTTTTGAAATTGTGGTCCCAGTATGATTTTAAGTATTAGAACAAATAAGAGGGCAAGTCCAATCAGTCCCACAATGAGTCGTCCAACCCACCGCAAAGCCATTATCGATTCATCCTCACTCATAAGATTTACGATCGGGATAGAGCACGATCGATCTTGTGCTGAACTTTCAGATGAGCATAGCGAGAATAAAGCCATTGGGCTTCTGACTGCGTCACAAAGACATCACATCCTGCCAACAGCACACGTAATTGATCGGCATTTAAGGGCTGGCCTGCGAGCATCACCTTTTCCACAAGGTTCATCTTCGCACCTCCCACTTCTGTTCAATCACTACAGTATTCGCAGCGCATGATGTCTTTATACGGGTCATTCTCTGCCGATTCGCCAAATTTTACTTACACCACGTGGCTGGCCACGACTGCTAAAAAGGCCCACGCTATAATAAACGCCAGTCCACCAAAAGGGGTTACCATGCCCCACCGTTTCTGACCGGAAATGGATAAGATATATAAACTCCCGGAAAATAAGACAATCCCCGCGAGAAAAAGCCATCCGGCCCATGTGAGCAAAGTACTTTGGGCGATGATATGACTGAGAAGCCCCGTAACGATTAATCCTCCCGCGTGATACATTTGATACTGTACACCCGTTTGGTAATTGGCCAAGCGCGTACTATCCAATCGATTTTTGAGAGCATGTGCACCAAAAGCCCCGAGTGCCACAGATAAAAGGGCCATAACGGAGCCAAGAACCAAAAATATTGAGACCATGGTAACCTCCCTGGAATCTTAATGCTTCGCAT
The Sulfobacillus thermosulfidooxidans DNA segment above includes these coding regions:
- the xerD gene encoding site-specific tyrosine recombinase XerD; its protein translation is MNQRIDDFLDYLRYERNLSANTIESYHRDLTDYMDFVDTHGCQEDEQSVINYLQFLQQEHRAPATQARRLAAIKAYYRFVVNDQGLSNDPTELLSAPKLNRRLPHVLSIEEVTRLIEAPDLSTVNGMRDRAMLELLYATGVRVSELCHLTMNDWWLDPPKIRCLGKGSKERYIPLGKLAAEWLMRYVDVARPQLIKDVQEPTLFLNRQGKALTRQGFWKLLKKYAVNAGITKPITPHMIRHSFATHLLENGADLRAVQEMLGHQDISTTQIYTHVSQKRLRPVYDQTHPRA
- the ald gene encoding alanine dehydrogenase, with product MKIGLPTEIKPDENRVALTPAGVMALTRDGHQVLIQQGAGLGSGFSDDQYRNAGGTLVPTAEDVWTGAEMVIKVKEPLPEEYRYFRKDLVLFTYLHLAPEPELTQALVDSGITAIAYETVQAADGSLPLLTPMSEVAGRMATQIGAHFLEKPQGGRGILLGGVPGVLPGSVLVIGGGIVGTNAARIALGLGADVTIVDINADRLRQLDDMFHGHVRTLMSNEYNIAEAVKTCDLLVGAVLIPGARAPHLVSEAMVATMQPGSVIVDVAIDQGGSIETIDHVTTHSHPTYVKHGVVHYAVANMPGAVARTSTLALTNVTLPYARLLAKYGAVEAMRRDPALAKGLNVYQGAITFKAVAEAHQKPYVAPQEIWS
- a CDS encoding amino acid permease, with translation MKVPRDINATRLTLMTVGGIMGSGLFLAIGQAIRLAGPAIAISLLIGVTIMALEVAALAEMAAADRERGSFLAFAHHALGPGAAFVGGWIFWFSSILNISAEATAGAIFTRLWFPQIPVYVFSVGYALIVVGINFLTVRGFSTVESWMSGTKITATILFILVGILAIAGILPVKHPVGIRGWYAMPSFFPHGIKGVLAAMVLVLFSMSGTGVLGLAAPNVKDAETTIAKSIRNTIIAIYILYVGAALALTSILIWYTVPTAQSPFTAALRTLPWGWLVNVFNLVILLAVLSAMNAGLFATDRVLATLGRIHAAPKVVAKESHGIPRMANLVTGILFVVISGLAYFLPKTAYLYLVTATGFQALFIWGLIIVTQIVYRKILLKEGKDLEFRLKGYPYSSILAVILIVGVIATAPLAPHEMISLEISIGASVIFFVAYLPVRAKRLKQQHEK
- a CDS encoding alkaline phosphatase family protein, with product MALRWVGRLIVGLIGLALLFVLILKIILGPQFQKPIVQLARPRLPYFSHVVVIMMENHGDKILLNNPHAKYINQLMNTWGFDTNYFGVTHVSLPNYVALLSGSTGGTHSDSPIQRFHQMSLPQELNQANISWQAVMESIPSSDFNGNWYPDHLPKNTAPIVPPPDALYAKKHNPFALFPALKPSRATHTINLTQFRQELASGHIAQFTWITPNLCHDMHGQASGPGASCPTSNPTLLIENGDHFLQQLIPEIIHSPSWNSHSVIFLTWDETNDPANFLSPTDLREYLAPGPEAPVVPVADIAIGGGKVPLLVLYGRHPHRLQINLWADHYSVLKTIEDSWDLPYLGHAQDADVPVLTPFFPEKKTSSTR
- a CDS encoding DUF423 domain-containing protein — encoded protein: MVSIFLVLGSVMALLSVALGAFGAHALKNRLDSTRLANYQTGVQYQMYHAGGLIVTGLLSHIIAQSTLLTWAGWLFLAGIVLFSGSLYILSISGQKRWGMVTPFGGLAFIIAWAFLAVVASHVV